A stretch of the Nicotiana tabacum cultivar K326 chromosome 6, ASM71507v2, whole genome shotgun sequence genome encodes the following:
- the LOC142182064 gene encoding uncharacterized protein LOC142182064, with protein MFFDGAVNAKGVGIGAILILPTGQHYPATSRLGFFYTNNTAEYEAYILGMNMAVNLDVEELLIIGNFDLIIRQAHGEWETRDIKLIQYKQHVEDLSKRFKFVEFKYIPRFHNKLADALATLSSMLPYLSNVLIDPLEIQVRERHGYCNTIEMDPDV; from the coding sequence atgttctttgatggggcggtAAATGCAAAAGGTGTCGGTATTGGAGCAATTCTGATTTTGCCCACAGGTCAACACTATCCGGCCACATCCCGTCTCGGGTTCTTCTATACAAACAACACcgctgagtatgaagcctacatCCTGGGCATGAACATGGCAGTTAATCTGGATGTAGAAGAATTATTGATCATAGGGAATTTCGATTTAATCATTCGACAGGCCCATGGTGAGTGGGAAACTCGAGACATCAAACTCATCCAGTACAAGCAACATGTTGAAGATCTTAGTAAGCGGTTTAAGTTCGTTGAGTTCAAGTATATTCCTCGATTTCACAATAAGTTAGCTGATGCACTAGCTACTTTGTCCTCAATGCTACCGTACCTGAGTAATGTTCTTATTGACCCGTTGGAAATCCAAGTAAgagaaaggcatggttattgtaaCACCATTGAAATGGATCCAGATGTTTag